From one Dama dama isolate Ldn47 chromosome 32, ASM3311817v1, whole genome shotgun sequence genomic stretch:
- the PLPBP gene encoding pyridoxal phosphate homeostasis protein isoform X2, with product MWKAGSMSAELGIGLALRAVNERVQQAVARRPRDLPAIQPRLVAVSKTKPADMVIEAYSHGQRTFGENYVQELLEKASNPQILSSCPEIKWHFIGHLQKQNVNKLMAVPNLSMLETVDSVKLADKVNSAWQKKGSPERLKVMVQINTSGEESKHGLPPAETAALVEHINAKCPSLEFVGLMTIGSFGHDLSQGPNPDFQVLLSVREELCRKLGVPPDQVELSMGMSMDFQHAIEVGSTNVRIGSTIFGERDYSKKAAPDTPAAELKAPEEVAQAH from the exons ATGTGGAAAGCAGGCAGCATGTCGGCGGAGCTGGGGATCGGCCTCGCTCTGCGAGCAGTGAACGAGCGCGTGCAGCAGGCGGTGGCGCGGCGGCCGCGG GATCTCCCAGCCATCCAACCCCGGCTAGTAGCGGTCAGCAAAACCAAACCTGCAGACATGGTGATAGAGGCCTACAGTCACGGGCAACGCACTTTCGGGGAGAACTAT GTTCAGGAACTGCTTGAAAAAGCATCAAATCCTCAA ATTCTGTCTTCGTGTCCTGAGATCAAATGGCACTTCATTGGCCATCTACAGAAACAAAATGTCAACAAATTGATGG CTGTCCCCAACCTCTCCATGTTGGAGACGGTCGATTCTGTGAAGCTGGCCGACAAAGTGAACAGTGCATGGCAGAAAAAAGGTTCCCCCGAAAGGTTAAAGGTTATGGTCCAGATAAACACAAGCGGAGAGGAGA GCAAACACGGCCTGCCCCCTGCAGAGACGGCGGCCCTGGTGGAACACATCAACGCCAAGTGCCCCAGCCTGGAGTTCGTGGGGCTGATGACCATCGGGAGCTTTGGGCACGATCTTAGTCAAGGACCGAACCCGGACTTCCAG GTGTTGCTGTCCGTCCGGGAGGAGCTGTGCAGGAAGCTGGGCGTCCCTCCCGACCAGGTGGAGCTGAGCATGGGCATGTCCATGGACTTCCAGCACGCG ATTGAAGTGGGATCTACAAACGTCCGCATCGGAAGCACCATTTTTGGAGAGCGAGATTACTCCAAGAAAGCGGCCCCAGACACGCCCGCAGCAGAGCTGAAGGCCCCAGAGGAAGTGGCCCAGGCACACTGA
- the PLPBP gene encoding pyridoxal phosphate homeostasis protein isoform X1 — protein MWKAGSMSAELGIGLALRAVNERVQQAVARRPRDLPAIQPRLVAVSKTKPADMVIEAYSHGQRTFGENYVQELLEKASNPQILSSCPEIKWHFIGHLQKQNVNKLMGKHGLPPAETAALVEHINAKCPSLEFVGLMTIGSFGHDLSQGPNPDFQVLLSVREELCRKLGVPPDQVELSMGMSMDFQHAIEVGSTNVRIGSTIFGERDYSKKAAPDTPAAELKAPEEVAQAH, from the exons ATGTGGAAAGCAGGCAGCATGTCGGCGGAGCTGGGGATCGGCCTCGCTCTGCGAGCAGTGAACGAGCGCGTGCAGCAGGCGGTGGCGCGGCGGCCGCGG GATCTCCCAGCCATCCAACCCCGGCTAGTAGCGGTCAGCAAAACCAAACCTGCAGACATGGTGATAGAGGCCTACAGTCACGGGCAACGCACTTTCGGGGAGAACTAT GTTCAGGAACTGCTTGAAAAAGCATCAAATCCTCAA ATTCTGTCTTCGTGTCCTGAGATCAAATGGCACTTCATTGGCCATCTACAGAAACAAAATGTCAACAAATTGATGG GCAAACACGGCCTGCCCCCTGCAGAGACGGCGGCCCTGGTGGAACACATCAACGCCAAGTGCCCCAGCCTGGAGTTCGTGGGGCTGATGACCATCGGGAGCTTTGGGCACGATCTTAGTCAAGGACCGAACCCGGACTTCCAG GTGTTGCTGTCCGTCCGGGAGGAGCTGTGCAGGAAGCTGGGCGTCCCTCCCGACCAGGTGGAGCTGAGCATGGGCATGTCCATGGACTTCCAGCACGCG ATTGAAGTGGGATCTACAAACGTCCGCATCGGAAGCACCATTTTTGGAGAGCGAGATTACTCCAAGAAAGCGGCCCCAGACACGCCCGCAGCAGAGCTGAAGGCCCCAGAGGAAGTGGCCCAGGCACACTGA